Proteins from one Bradyrhizobium amphicarpaeae genomic window:
- a CDS encoding MBOAT family O-acyltransferase, producing MLFNSYPFILLFLPLVLAGYFWLGRRSNLAPVIWLALASIAFYAIGSWQFVALLLLSIAFNYGIGHLLIVAKLGPSPRKAALALGVAGDLLVLGIFKYAGFATENVNALLGTHFALHILLPVGISFYTFTQIAFLVDAYRGQVAAYALPHYALFVTYFPHLIAGPILHHKDMIPQFEREETKRPDGHLILCGVIIFAIGLFKKTCLADGIQPLVALAFDARSPSFDQAWCGALAYAFQLYFDFSGYSDMAIGISLMFGIFLPVNFNSPYKATSIVEFWRRWHMTLSQFLRDYLYIPLGGNRHGRVLRYVNLLITMLLGGLWHGAAWTFVVWGALHGAYLCVNHAFNALVPTIPSALARPARIGGTVLTFLAVVVAWVFFRAASVEWALRVLQAMADPSHIVFGREEIAALVMIAVYAALVWLAPNTQTLLGYDHANRRVGENLRAGRMRPLFLYGASLVLAFGILGIQSHSEFIYFRF from the coding sequence ATGCTGTTCAACTCCTACCCGTTCATCCTGCTGTTCTTGCCCCTGGTGTTGGCCGGCTATTTCTGGCTCGGCCGGCGCAGCAATCTCGCACCGGTGATCTGGCTGGCACTGGCCTCGATCGCCTTCTACGCGATCGGCAGCTGGCAGTTCGTGGCGCTGCTGCTGCTGTCGATCGCGTTCAACTACGGCATCGGCCATCTCCTGATCGTGGCGAAGCTCGGCCCATCACCACGCAAGGCGGCACTCGCGCTCGGCGTCGCCGGCGATCTCCTCGTGCTCGGCATCTTCAAATATGCCGGCTTCGCCACCGAGAACGTCAACGCGCTGCTCGGCACGCATTTTGCGCTCCACATCCTGCTGCCGGTCGGGATCTCCTTCTACACCTTCACGCAGATCGCGTTCCTGGTGGATGCCTATCGCGGCCAGGTCGCGGCCTATGCGCTGCCGCATTACGCGCTGTTCGTGACCTATTTTCCGCATCTGATCGCGGGGCCGATCCTCCACCACAAGGACATGATCCCGCAATTCGAGAGGGAGGAGACCAAGCGCCCGGACGGGCATCTCATCCTGTGCGGCGTCATCATCTTCGCCATCGGCCTGTTCAAGAAAACCTGCCTTGCCGACGGCATCCAGCCGCTGGTCGCGCTCGCCTTCGACGCGCGTTCGCCGAGCTTCGACCAGGCCTGGTGCGGTGCGCTCGCCTACGCCTTCCAGCTCTATTTCGATTTCTCCGGCTATTCCGACATGGCGATCGGGATCTCGCTGATGTTCGGTATCTTCCTGCCGGTGAACTTCAACTCGCCCTACAAGGCGACAAGCATCGTCGAGTTCTGGCGCCGCTGGCACATGACGTTGTCGCAATTCCTCCGCGACTATCTCTACATCCCGCTCGGCGGCAACCGCCATGGCCGCGTGCTGCGCTACGTCAACCTGCTGATCACGATGCTGCTCGGCGGGCTCTGGCACGGCGCGGCCTGGACGTTTGTCGTTTGGGGCGCGCTGCACGGCGCCTATCTCTGCGTCAATCACGCCTTCAATGCGTTGGTGCCGACCATCCCGTCGGCTCTTGCGCGCCCGGCTCGCATCGGCGGGACCGTGCTGACGTTTCTCGCCGTCGTCGTCGCCTGGGTGTTCTTCCGCGCCGCGAGCGTGGAATGGGCTTTGCGCGTTCTGCAGGCCATGGCGGATCCCTCGCATATCGTGTTCGGCCGCGAGGAGATCGCGGCGCTGGTGATGATCGCCGTCTACGCCGCATTGGTCTGGCTGGCGCCGAACACGCAAACGCTCCTGGGATACGATCACGCCAACCGCAGGGTCGGCGAGAACTTGCGGGCAGGGCGCATGCGGCCGCTGTTTCTCTATGGCGCATCGCTGGTGCTTGCGTTTGGAATCCTGGGCATCCAGAGCCATAGCGAATTCATCTATTTCCGGTTCTGA
- a CDS encoding pyridoxal-phosphate-dependent aminotransferase family protein, giving the protein MTVRAGREFLAIPGPTTMPDEVLRAMHRPAIDIYSKQMTDLTESLLGDISKLFATKGKSYIYIANGHGAWEAALSNVLSRGDKVLVLESGRFAIGWGNAAALMGAEVEVLKGDWRRAVRPSEVEERLRRDKEHSIKAVVVVQVDTASGVQNDIEAIGKAIKAAGHPALYMVDTVASLGCMPFEMDKWGIDVAMSGSQKGLMTPPGLGFVAANARALEVHKKANMSTPYWSWSEREGTEHYRKYAGTAPVHLLFALRQAIDLLHEEGLENAFRRHSLLGEATRRAVGAWSEGQVLGFNVAEASERSNTVTTVTMSNGHDPAILQRYCKEKCGVVLGTGIGDLSGQAFRIAHMGHVNAPMLLGTLGVIEIGLNALKIPHGKGGLEAAVAYLGEEVAA; this is encoded by the coding sequence ATGACCGTTCGCGCGGGCCGGGAGTTTCTGGCCATCCCCGGGCCCACCACGATGCCCGACGAGGTGCTGCGGGCAATGCACCGTCCGGCGATCGACATCTATTCCAAGCAGATGACCGATCTGACCGAGAGCCTGCTCGGCGACATCTCGAAACTGTTTGCGACCAAGGGCAAGTCCTACATCTACATCGCCAACGGTCACGGCGCCTGGGAAGCGGCGCTGAGCAACGTGCTGTCGCGCGGCGACAAGGTGCTGGTGCTGGAGAGCGGGCGCTTTGCGATCGGCTGGGGCAATGCGGCAGCGCTGATGGGCGCCGAGGTCGAGGTGCTCAAGGGTGACTGGCGCCGCGCGGTCCGGCCAAGCGAGGTCGAGGAGCGCTTGCGTCGCGACAAGGAGCACAGCATCAAGGCCGTCGTCGTGGTCCAGGTCGACACCGCCTCGGGCGTGCAGAACGATATCGAGGCGATCGGCAAGGCGATCAAGGCGGCCGGCCATCCGGCGCTGTACATGGTCGACACGGTCGCTTCGCTCGGCTGCATGCCGTTCGAAATGGACAAATGGGGCATCGACGTCGCGATGTCAGGCTCGCAGAAGGGCCTGATGACGCCCCCCGGCCTCGGCTTCGTCGCCGCCAATGCACGTGCGCTCGAGGTGCACAAGAAGGCGAACATGTCGACGCCCTATTGGAGCTGGAGCGAGCGCGAGGGCACCGAGCATTATCGCAAATATGCCGGCACTGCGCCGGTGCATCTGTTGTTCGCGTTGCGTCAGGCGATCGACCTGCTGCACGAGGAAGGCCTGGAAAACGCCTTCCGCCGCCACAGCCTGCTCGGCGAAGCCACCCGCCGCGCCGTGGGCGCCTGGTCGGAGGGCCAGGTGCTCGGCTTCAACGTCGCGGAAGCGAGCGAGCGCTCCAACACCGTGACCACGGTGACGATGAGCAACGGGCATGATCCGGCAATATTGCAGCGCTATTGCAAGGAGAAGTGCGGCGTCGTGCTCGGCACCGGCATCGGCGACCTCTCGGGCCAGGCCTTCCGCATCGCCCATATGGGCCATGTCAACGCACCGATGCTGCTCGGTACGCTCGGGGTGATCGAGATCGGGCTCAACGCGCTGAAGATCCCGCATGGCAAGGGCGGGCTGGAAGCGGCGGTCGCGTATCTCGGGGAAGAGGTAGCGGCGTAG
- a CDS encoding thermonuclease family protein: MLRKVLIALSLLALPSLAEAADITGTAKVRSGDAVVIGNTRIRLGGIDAPAVDQLCLNNKTERWTCGIAARDELAKYAEGKSWVCHARSIDRRGRTVARCEVGGEDIQKWLVRAGWALAYTRMSHDYDADEKAAREAKAGMWQGAFIAPWDWRVRNKKTVILGATKPPDGAHAVLLASASGPVAPSPDCTIKGNVNSAGECIFHQPTSRWYTQIRMKISKGTRWFCSVEEAEAAGCRETKR, encoded by the coding sequence ATGTTGCGAAAAGTCCTGATTGCGCTGTCTCTCCTCGCTCTCCCCTCGCTGGCCGAGGCCGCCGACATCACCGGCACGGCAAAAGTTCGCTCCGGCGATGCCGTCGTGATCGGCAACACGCGGATCCGGCTCGGCGGCATCGACGCGCCCGCGGTCGACCAGCTCTGCCTCAACAACAAGACCGAGCGCTGGACCTGCGGGATCGCAGCGCGCGACGAGCTCGCCAAATACGCCGAGGGCAAGAGCTGGGTCTGCCATGCCCGTTCGATCGACCGGCGCGGCCGCACCGTGGCGCGCTGCGAGGTCGGCGGCGAGGACATCCAGAAATGGCTGGTGCGCGCCGGCTGGGCACTGGCCTACACCCGCATGTCCCACGACTATGATGCGGACGAAAAGGCCGCGCGCGAAGCCAAGGCCGGAATGTGGCAGGGGGCCTTCATCGCACCGTGGGACTGGCGCGTGCGCAACAAGAAGACGGTCATCCTCGGCGCCACCAAGCCGCCCGACGGAGCGCATGCGGTGCTGCTCGCTTCGGCCTCCGGACCGGTCGCGCCCTCCCCGGATTGCACCATCAAGGGCAACGTCAACAGCGCCGGAGAGTGCATCTTTCACCAGCCGACCAGCCGCTGGTACACCCAGATCAGGATGAAGATCAGCAAGGGCACCCGCTGGTTCTGCTCGGTCGAGGAGGCGGAAGCCGCCGGCTGCCGCGAGACCAAGCGATAA
- a CDS encoding caspase family protein, with amino-acid sequence MNVKQLDLSRRTIALAAALIGTVSLVIGAHAALNMRAIDAAKAVSTDQITGSIGQTSRLALVIGNGHYPDASAPLTQSINDARALSSSLRKNGFDVDMVEDATKDDMVRAVNRLKSRIKRDTVVMLFFGGYGVQAGRESYMLPVDAVIWKESDVRRQGVSIDGVIDMMKEQGAKAKLVVVDASRRNPYERRFRSYSHGLAPISASDNALILSSASPGKVVDDGKGEHSVLVSEFLNNLSAKGSAESVFNKTRVAISRASEGDQVPTVSSSLLEDVHFDAAGG; translated from the coding sequence ATGAATGTAAAGCAGCTCGACCTTTCCCGGCGCACCATCGCGTTGGCCGCCGCCCTGATCGGCACGGTCTCGCTGGTGATCGGCGCTCATGCTGCTCTCAACATGCGCGCGATCGATGCTGCCAAGGCCGTCTCCACCGACCAGATCACCGGCTCGATCGGCCAGACCTCGCGCCTCGCTTTGGTCATCGGCAATGGACATTATCCCGACGCCAGCGCGCCGCTGACGCAGTCGATCAACGACGCCCGTGCGCTGTCCTCGTCCCTGCGCAAGAACGGTTTTGACGTCGACATGGTGGAAGACGCGACCAAGGACGACATGGTCCGCGCCGTCAACCGCCTGAAGTCCCGGATCAAGCGCGACACCGTCGTCATGCTGTTCTTCGGCGGCTACGGCGTGCAGGCCGGACGCGAGAGCTACATGCTGCCGGTCGATGCCGTGATCTGGAAGGAAAGCGACGTCCGCCGCCAGGGCGTCTCGATCGATGGCGTGATTGACATGATGAAGGAGCAGGGCGCCAAGGCCAAGCTCGTCGTCGTCGATGCCTCCCGCCGTAACCCTTACGAGCGCCGCTTCCGCTCCTACAGCCACGGCCTCGCGCCGATCAGCGCGTCCGACAATGCGCTGATCCTCTCCTCGGCCTCGCCCGGCAAGGTCGTCGACGACGGCAAGGGCGAGCACAGCGTGCTGGTCAGCGAGTTCCTGAACAACCTCAGTGCGAAGGGCAGCGCCGAAAGCGTCTTCAACAAGACCCGCGTCGCCATCTCCCGCGCCAGCGAAGGCGATCAGGTCCCGACCGTGTCCTCCTCGCTGCTCGAAGACGTCCATTTCGACGCAGCCGGCGGCTAG